A stretch of DNA from Eriocheir sinensis breed Jianghai 21 chromosome 30, ASM2467909v1, whole genome shotgun sequence:
ctccttttccctctctattttttttcatctttctttgagtattttttttaatgttttctcttcctctatttcttcttattttttttcttcatcttcttcctcctcttcctcctcctccttttcttccattgtcgtcctcctctttcatcttctctctatctctccttcccatttatctctcttccttgctattcctcctcctcctcctcctcctcctcctcctcctcctcctcttcctcctcctccttttgtagtTACGTGTTTATGACTGAGTTTAAGagatttcgttgttgtttttcctcctcctcctcttcctcctccttcttccttctcttcttcctcctcctcttccgtcttccttcacctccttcctcttcctccacttaccaCTTCGAAAACAACAGTGAAAGCCATTCCAGTTTAAttattctatctcctcctcctcctcctcctcctcctcctcctcctccttcttctccttcaaacacacacacatatacacaaacgagacaagagagagagagagagagagagagagagagagagagagagagagagagagagagagagagagagagagagagagagagagagagagagagagagagagagagagagagaagaatgtgcCTTCGCTGAGTggtgggaaagaatgaaggaggaggaggaggaggaggaggggaaagatggtGAGGAAACAGgcagagaggatgagagggagaaaggaagacaatcactcctcctcctcctcctcttcctcctcctcctcctcctcttcctccaacacaaggaaaaacaggaggaaatatTGCCAGTAAAGGAGAATGTGCGCGTGACCgtgtgaagagaggaggaggaggaggaggaggaggaggaggaggaggaggaggagacacgtaaaaggagaggaggaaatgcgaggaaaaggagagaaaagaaaggattaattaactttctttttcctcctcctcctcctcctcctcctcctcatttatctcctcttgttcctcctctttctcttcattcagttCTTTCTCCACGTTCCTCTTTTGGTTGTGATTTTTCTTctggtttctcttcctctttttcctcttcttcctcctcctcctcctcttctttccttgttttattttcttctttccttcttttcttttcttttctttctgtttatttgaATCTGTGTTTTGTttctagtttcttcttcttcttcttcttctttttcttcttcttcctcttcttcttcttcttgctcctcctcctcctcttccatcaatgTCGTCTTTGTTGTCCTCCCACTGCTCTTCCAcaactcctccccttcttcttcttcctcttcctcttcttcttcttcttcctccttcatcaccaccaccaatactacctcctcctccaccccctcctcctctcctattcttcttcctcttcttcttgttcgtcttcctcttcctcctcctcctcctcctccttttctttgacCTCATTCCCCTTCACTAGTTTCACCTTCATTattattctacctcctcctcctcctcctcctcttcttcctcctcttcctccccctcctcctcctcctcgtcttcattttcACAAGCCTAGACaaacttttcttctacttctactttccttcctccttctcctcctcctcctcctcctcctcctcctcctcctccaaccaggACAATTAAGTCGTGGATAAACAGGACACAAATTCTCGTCAACTTTCGATGCCAaagtttaaaaggaaaaaaaaaagttccataTAAGGACATTagcgctaactttttttttcttccttcaaattTTCATACCTTTAaaattttccttcagttttttctttccttcaaattTTCATACCTTtaaaattttccttcattttttcctttccttcaaattTTCATACCTTTaaattttccttcagtttttttcctttccttcaaattTTCATACCTTtaaaattttccttcattttttcctttccttcaaattTTCATAACTAaaattttcctcaatttttttctttttccctatttattattttctattatctatgttttctttcttcacttcctccattcattcattcctcttcttcatttttcaatatttccttccttccctccttccttcctattttgattccttatttttttgtttattctccatcctttcctattctctttttttcctttttctttttcctttcctttccttttcctccttttccaattcctctgttttcccttaattttcttcttcctttctttttttcttcattcctttcactaacatttttaatttctttattattttctaatttcatttcttccgttccttttccttccatttatctatTTCTCCATTTCTTGTTCAATTTCTCTCTATtctaattctttcctttccttttccctattcctctctcctcttcctttgtctatTTCCAtttattcagtttctttttctcgattccatttatttctccatttcttgttcttttcttcataaAGGTAATAtataaaatggagagaaagggaggcgcGGAGGAAAGCTTGACAGGAGAAGTAAGGATGgtatgaaagaggagagggagagagaggaatgtgaaggagggaggaaagaaatgaagggggggagagaaccCGTAACGCAATACTGGTGAGAATTATAGCCGTCCGATTgtcaaactacacacacacacacacacacacacacacacacacacttatacacacacgTATGATGTcttttcccgagagagagagagagagagagagagagaaaattgcggCAAGAAACAGGAAGCACACAAGACTAGTAAGGGGTATAGAGATGGAGAAAGATATAATAGACAATAGCCCGCGCCCATCAAGGCCTCCGGGCGGGAGGGCGTGGCGGCACCTCACCAACGCGTGTAGTACGCCAGGACGCCGGACATGACGACGGCACAGATCGCCGTGACGTCCAGGAACGCGTCCGTCCATGTGTACGGCGCACCGTGTCTCTTGGGCGTCGCCGTGGCCCTGCCGTGGGCGCGCAGATTGGGTTTCTTGGTCTTCCGACGGCGgagagtgtggggaggggagcCCGGGGTGTTTGCAGCCTTGGTGATGTGTGTGACATCACCTGCCCTGGTGTTTGCAGCCTTGGTGATGTGTGTGACATCACCTGCCCTGGTGTTTGCAGCCTTGGTGATGTGTGTGACATCACCTGCCCTGGTGTTTGCAGCCTTGGTGATGTGTGTGACATCACCTGCCCTGGTGTTTGCAGCTTTGGTGATGTGTGTGACATCACCTGCCTTGGTGTTTGCAGCTTTGGTGATGTGTGACATCAGCTTTGGTGATGTGTGTGACATCACCTGCCTTGGTGTTTGCAGCTTTGGTGATGTGTGTGACATCACCTGCCTTGGTGTTTGCAGCTTTGGTGATGTGTGTGGCATCACCTGCCCTGGTGTTTGCAGCCTTGGTGATGTGTGTGGCATCACCTGCCCTGGTGTTTGCAGCCTTGGTGATGTGTGTGACATCACCTGCCCTGGTGTTTGCAGCCTTGGTGATGTGTGTGACATCACCTGCCCTGGTGTTTGCAGCCTTGGTGATGTGTGTGACATCACCTGCCCTGGTGTTTGCAGCTTTGGTGATGTGTGTGGCATCACCTGCCCTGGTGTTTGCAGCTTTGGTGATGCCTCCGGCACCACCTGCTGGGGTAACTGAGGCCTTGGTGGGGTCACTGGCTTCCTTCCCGCCATTTGGCCGGTGCCACATCGGGGGCGGCGCCGCCTCAACGCAGGGGTGCCCGTTGCACCGCATGCCGGTGTAGGCGCCGCTGGAGCCCCTGCCGTCACAGTGTAACGAGAAGTGCAGGTAGTCGAGGTTGTTGAGGAACTTCCCCAGCGGCATCGCTGCCTTCAGCAGGGTCCTCCTGCCAGACCCGCAGCGCAGCTGAATGATCTTGCTTCCGTCCTTATGTTTGAGCGCGGCCAACGGCACGCTCAATCCCCCCTCCGCCTCGCACGCCTCTATCCCCTCGGCGCACCGCCAGCCGGTGctggggaaggtaaggaaggcgaTCGGCCGCCGCCTCCTGAGGCAGCCGCCGCCCTTGTAAGACACCTTCAAGGTGTCCGGCCGGCTCATGCCTTCTCGCAGGCTCACGATCACGTTCGCTTTTTCGTGCGAGACTTTTTGTcccattgttttttctttgtgaATACCAAAATATCagagcagagaaggaaaaaggtgacaaaagagaaaagagaaaaaaaagagggtaggGTGTATAAGGGGGTGTGGGGGAGCAAT
This window harbors:
- the LOC127005441 gene encoding uncharacterized protein LOC127005441 isoform X20, translated to MGQKVSHEKANVIVSLREGMSRPDTLKVSYKGGGCLRRRRPIAFLTFPSTGWRCAEGIEACEAEGGLSVPLAALKHKDGSKIIQLRCGSGRRTLLKAAMPLGKFLNNLDYLHFSLHCDGRGSSGAYTGMRCNGHPCVEAAPPPMWHRPNGGKEASDPTKASVTPAGGAGGITKAANTRAGDATHITKAANTRAGDVTHITKAANTRAGDVTHITKAANTRAGDVTHITKAANTRAGDATHITKAANTRAGDVTHITKAANTPGSPPHTLRRRKTKKPNLRAHGRATATPKRHGAPYTWTDAFLDVTAICAVVMSGVLAYYTRW
- the LOC127005441 gene encoding uncharacterized protein LOC127005441 isoform X5, whose product is MGQKVSHEKANVIVSLREGMSRPDTLKVSYKGGGCLRRRRPIAFLTFPSTGWRCAEGIEACEAEGGLSVPLAALKHKDGSKIIQLRCGSGRRTLLKAAMPLGKFLNNLDYLHFSLHCDGRGSSGAYTGMRCNGHPCVEAAPPPMWHRPNGGKEASDPTKASVTPAGGAGGITKAANTRAGDATHITKAANTRAGDVTHITKAANTRAGDVTHITKAANTRAGDVTHITKAANTRAGDATHITKAANTRAGDVTHITKAANTRAGDVTHITKAANTRAGDVTHITKAANTRAGDVTHITKAANTPGSPPHTLRRRKTKKPNLRAHGRATATPKRHGAPYTWTDAFLDVTAICAVVMSGVLAYYTRW
- the LOC127005441 gene encoding uncharacterized protein LOC127005441 isoform X25 — encoded protein: MGQKVSHEKANVIVSLREGMSRPDTLKVSYKGGGCLRRRRPIAFLTFPSTGWRCAEGIEACEAEGGLSVPLAALKHKDGSKIIQLRCGSGRRTLLKAAMPLGKFLNNLDYLHFSLHCDGRGSSGAYTGMRCNGHPCVEAAPPPMWHRPNGGKEASDPTKASVTPAGGAGGITKAANTRAGDATHITKAANTRAGDVTHITKAANTRAGDVTHITKAANTKAGDVTHITKAANTRAGDVTHITKAANTRAGDVTHITKAANTPGSPPHTLRRRKTKKPNLRAHGRATATPKRHGAPYTWTDAFLDVTAICAVVMSGVLAYYTRW
- the LOC127005441 gene encoding uncharacterized protein LOC127005441 isoform X35, which gives rise to MGQKVSHEKANVIVSLREGMSRPDTLKVSYKGGGCLRRRRPIAFLTFPSTGWRCAEGIEACEAEGGLSVPLAALKHKDGSKIIQLRCGSGRRTLLKAAMPLGKFLNNLDYLHFSLHCDGRGSSGAYTGMRCNGHPCVEAAPPPMWHRPNGGKEASDPTKASVTPAGGAGGITKAANTRAGDVTHITKAANTRAGDVTHITKAANTPGSPPHTLRRRKTKKPNLRAHGRATATPKRHGAPYTWTDAFLDVTAICAVVMSGVLAYYTRW
- the LOC127005441 gene encoding uncharacterized protein LOC127005441 isoform X28; amino-acid sequence: MGQKVSHEKANVIVSLREGMSRPDTLKVSYKGGGCLRRRRPIAFLTFPSTGWRCAEGIEACEAEGGLSVPLAALKHKDGSKIIQLRCGSGRRTLLKAAMPLGKFLNNLDYLHFSLHCDGRGSSGAYTGMRCNGHPCVEAAPPPMWHRPNGGKEASDPTKASVTPAGGAGGITKAANTRAGDATHITKAANTRAGDVTHITKAANTRAGDVTHITKAANTRAGDVTHITKAANTKAGDVTHITKAANTPGSPPHTLRRRKTKKPNLRAHGRATATPKRHGAPYTWTDAFLDVTAICAVVMSGVLAYYTRW
- the LOC127005441 gene encoding uncharacterized protein LOC127005441 isoform X6 → MGQKVSHEKANVIVSLREGMSRPDTLKVSYKGGGCLRRRRPIAFLTFPSTGWRCAEGIEACEAEGGLSVPLAALKHKDGSKIIQLRCGSGRRTLLKAAMPLGKFLNNLDYLHFSLHCDGRGSSGAYTGMRCNGHPCVEAAPPPMWHRPNGGKEASDPTKASVTPAGGAGGITKAANTRAGDATHITKAANTRAGDATHITKAANTRAGDATHITKAANTKAGDVTHITKAANTKAGDVTHITKAANTRAGDVTHITKAANTRAGDVTHITKAANTRAGDVTHITKAANTRAGDVTHITKAANTPGSPPHTLRRRKTKKPNLRAHGRATATPKRHGAPYTWTDAFLDVTAICAVVMSGVLAYYTRW
- the LOC127005441 gene encoding uncharacterized protein LOC127005441 isoform X30, coding for MGQKVSHEKANVIVSLREGMSRPDTLKVSYKGGGCLRRRRPIAFLTFPSTGWRCAEGIEACEAEGGLSVPLAALKHKDGSKIIQLRCGSGRRTLLKAAMPLGKFLNNLDYLHFSLHCDGRGSSGAYTGMRCNGHPCVEAAPPPMWHRPNGGKEASDPTKASVTPAGGAGGITKAANTRAGDATHITKAANTRAGDVTHITKAANTRAGDVTHITKAANTKAGDVTHITKAANTRAGDVTHITKAANTPGSPPHTLRRRKTKKPNLRAHGRATATPKRHGAPYTWTDAFLDVTAICAVVMSGVLAYYTRW
- the LOC127005441 gene encoding uncharacterized protein LOC127005441 isoform X22, translated to MGQKVSHEKANVIVSLREGMSRPDTLKVSYKGGGCLRRRRPIAFLTFPSTGWRCAEGIEACEAEGGLSVPLAALKHKDGSKIIQLRCGSGRRTLLKAAMPLGKFLNNLDYLHFSLHCDGRGSSGAYTGMRCNGHPCVEAAPPPMWHRPNGGKEASDPTKASVTPAGGAGGITKAANTRAGDATHITKAANTRAGDVTHITKAANTRAGDVTHITKAANTRAGDVTHITKAANTRAGDVTHITKAANTRAGDVTHITKAANTPGSPPHTLRRRKTKKPNLRAHGRATATPKRHGAPYTWTDAFLDVTAICAVVMSGVLAYYTRW
- the LOC127005441 gene encoding uncharacterized protein LOC127005441 isoform X21 gives rise to the protein MGQKVSHEKANVIVSLREGMSRPDTLKVSYKGGGCLRRRRPIAFLTFPSTGWRCAEGIEACEAEGGLSVPLAALKHKDGSKIIQLRCGSGRRTLLKAAMPLGKFLNNLDYLHFSLHCDGRGSSGAYTGMRCNGHPCVEAAPPPMWHRPNGGKEASDPTKASVTPAGGAGGITKAANTRAGDATHITKAANTRAGDVTHITKAANTRAGDVTHITKAANTRAGDVTHITKAANTRAGDVTHITKAANTKAGDVTHITKAANTPGSPPHTLRRRKTKKPNLRAHGRATATPKRHGAPYTWTDAFLDVTAICAVVMSGVLAYYTRW
- the LOC127005441 gene encoding uncharacterized protein LOC127005441 isoform X2; translated protein: MGQKVSHEKANVIVSLREGMSRPDTLKVSYKGGGCLRRRRPIAFLTFPSTGWRCAEGIEACEAEGGLSVPLAALKHKDGSKIIQLRCGSGRRTLLKAAMPLGKFLNNLDYLHFSLHCDGRGSSGAYTGMRCNGHPCVEAAPPPMWHRPNGGKEASDPTKASVTPAGGAGGITKAANTRAGDATHITKAANTRAGDVTHITKAANTRAGDVTHITKAANTRAGDVTHITKAANTRAGDATHITKAANTRAGDVTHITKAANTRAGDVTHITKAANTRAGDVTHITKAANTRAGDVTHITKAANTRAGDVTHITKAANTPGSPPHTLRRRKTKKPNLRAHGRATATPKRHGAPYTWTDAFLDVTAICAVVMSGVLAYYTRW
- the LOC127005441 gene encoding uncharacterized protein LOC127005441 isoform X14, whose translation is MGQKVSHEKANVIVSLREGMSRPDTLKVSYKGGGCLRRRRPIAFLTFPSTGWRCAEGIEACEAEGGLSVPLAALKHKDGSKIIQLRCGSGRRTLLKAAMPLGKFLNNLDYLHFSLHCDGRGSSGAYTGMRCNGHPCVEAAPPPMWHRPNGGKEASDPTKASVTPAGGAGGITKAANTRAGDATHITKAANTRAGDATHITKAANTRAGDVTHITKAANTRAGDVTHITKAANTRAGDVTHITKAANTRAGDVTHITKAANTRAGDVTHITKAANTPGSPPHTLRRRKTKKPNLRAHGRATATPKRHGAPYTWTDAFLDVTAICAVVMSGVLAYYTRW
- the LOC127005441 gene encoding uncharacterized protein LOC127005441 isoform X27 gives rise to the protein MGQKVSHEKANVIVSLREGMSRPDTLKVSYKGGGCLRRRRPIAFLTFPSTGWRCAEGIEACEAEGGLSVPLAALKHKDGSKIIQLRCGSGRRTLLKAAMPLGKFLNNLDYLHFSLHCDGRGSSGAYTGMRCNGHPCVEAAPPPMWHRPNGGKEASDPTKASVTPAGGAGGITKAANTRAGDVTHITKAANTRAGDVTHITKAANTRAGDVTHITKAANTRAGDVTHITKAANTRAGDVTHITKAANTPGSPPHTLRRRKTKKPNLRAHGRATATPKRHGAPYTWTDAFLDVTAICAVVMSGVLAYYTRW
- the LOC127005441 gene encoding uncharacterized protein LOC127005441 isoform X19, yielding MGQKVSHEKANVIVSLREGMSRPDTLKVSYKGGGCLRRRRPIAFLTFPSTGWRCAEGIEACEAEGGLSVPLAALKHKDGSKIIQLRCGSGRRTLLKAAMPLGKFLNNLDYLHFSLHCDGRGSSGAYTGMRCNGHPCVEAAPPPMWHRPNGGKEASDPTKASVTPAGGAGGITKAANTRAGDATHITKAANTRAGDVTHITKAANTRAGDVTHITKAANTRAGDVTHITKAANTRAGDVTHITKAANTKAGDVTHITKAANTRAGDVTHITKAANTPGSPPHTLRRRKTKKPNLRAHGRATATPKRHGAPYTWTDAFLDVTAICAVVMSGVLAYYTRW
- the LOC127005441 gene encoding uncharacterized protein LOC127005441 isoform X7, yielding MGQKVSHEKANVIVSLREGMSRPDTLKVSYKGGGCLRRRRPIAFLTFPSTGWRCAEGIEACEAEGGLSVPLAALKHKDGSKIIQLRCGSGRRTLLKAAMPLGKFLNNLDYLHFSLHCDGRGSSGAYTGMRCNGHPCVEAAPPPMWHRPNGGKEASDPTKASVTPAGGAGGITKAANTRAGDATHITKAANTRAGDVTHITKAANTRAGDVTHITKAANTRAGDVTHITKAANTKAGDVTHITKAANTRAGDVTHITKAANTRAGDVTHITKAANTRAGDVTHITKAANTRAGDVTHITKAANTPGSPPHTLRRRKTKKPNLRAHGRATATPKRHGAPYTWTDAFLDVTAICAVVMSGVLAYYTRW
- the LOC127005441 gene encoding uncharacterized protein LOC127005441 isoform X9 is translated as MGQKVSHEKANVIVSLREGMSRPDTLKVSYKGGGCLRRRRPIAFLTFPSTGWRCAEGIEACEAEGGLSVPLAALKHKDGSKIIQLRCGSGRRTLLKAAMPLGKFLNNLDYLHFSLHCDGRGSSGAYTGMRCNGHPCVEAAPPPMWHRPNGGKEASDPTKASVTPAGGAGGITKAANTRAGDATHITKAANTRAGDVTHITKAANTRAGDVTHITKAANTKAGDVTHITKAANTRAGDVTHITKAANTRAGDVTHITKAANTRAGDVTHITKAANTRAGDVTHITKAANTPGSPPHTLRRRKTKKPNLRAHGRATATPKRHGAPYTWTDAFLDVTAICAVVMSGVLAYYTRW
- the LOC127005441 gene encoding uncharacterized protein LOC127005441 isoform X17, whose protein sequence is MGQKVSHEKANVIVSLREGMSRPDTLKVSYKGGGCLRRRRPIAFLTFPSTGWRCAEGIEACEAEGGLSVPLAALKHKDGSKIIQLRCGSGRRTLLKAAMPLGKFLNNLDYLHFSLHCDGRGSSGAYTGMRCNGHPCVEAAPPPMWHRPNGGKEASDPTKASVTPAGGAGGITKAANTRAGDATHITKAANTRAGDVTHITKAANTRAGDVTHITKAANTKAGDVTHITKAANTRAGDVTHITKAANTRAGDVTHITKAANTRAGDVTHITKAANTPGSPPHTLRRRKTKKPNLRAHGRATATPKRHGAPYTWTDAFLDVTAICAVVMSGVLAYYTRW
- the LOC127005441 gene encoding uncharacterized protein LOC127005441 isoform X1; this encodes MGQKVSHEKANVIVSLREGMSRPDTLKVSYKGGGCLRRRRPIAFLTFPSTGWRCAEGIEACEAEGGLSVPLAALKHKDGSKIIQLRCGSGRRTLLKAAMPLGKFLNNLDYLHFSLHCDGRGSSGAYTGMRCNGHPCVEAAPPPMWHRPNGGKEASDPTKASVTPAGGAGGITKAANTRAGDATHITKAANTRAGDVTHITKAANTRAGDVTHITKAANTRAGDVTHITKAANTRAGDATHITKAANTRAGDATHITKAANTKAGDVTHITKAANTKAGDVTHITKAANTRAGDVTHITKAANTRAGDVTHITKAANTRAGDVTHITKAANTRAGDVTHITKAANTPGSPPHTLRRRKTKKPNLRAHGRATATPKRHGAPYTWTDAFLDVTAICAVVMSGVLAYYTRW
- the LOC127005441 gene encoding uncharacterized protein LOC127005441 isoform X18 — encoded protein: MGQKVSHEKANVIVSLREGMSRPDTLKVSYKGGGCLRRRRPIAFLTFPSTGWRCAEGIEACEAEGGLSVPLAALKHKDGSKIIQLRCGSGRRTLLKAAMPLGKFLNNLDYLHFSLHCDGRGSSGAYTGMRCNGHPCVEAAPPPMWHRPNGGKEASDPTKASVTPAGGAGGITKAANTRAGDATHITKAANTRAGDVTHITKAANTRAGDVTHITKAANTRAGDVTHITKAANTRAGDVTHITKAANTKAGDVTHITKAANTRAGDVTHITKAANTPGSPPHTLRRRKTKKPNLRAHGRATATPKRHGAPYTWTDAFLDVTAICAVVMSGVLAYYTRW
- the LOC127005441 gene encoding uncharacterized protein LOC127005441 isoform X26, producing the protein MGQKVSHEKANVIVSLREGMSRPDTLKVSYKGGGCLRRRRPIAFLTFPSTGWRCAEGIEACEAEGGLSVPLAALKHKDGSKIIQLRCGSGRRTLLKAAMPLGKFLNNLDYLHFSLHCDGRGSSGAYTGMRCNGHPCVEAAPPPMWHRPNGGKEASDPTKASVTPAGGAGGITKAANTRAGDATHITKAANTRAGDVTHITKAANTRAGDVTHITKAANTRAGDVTHITKAANTKAGDVTHITKAANTRAGDVTHITKAANTPGSPPHTLRRRKTKKPNLRAHGRATATPKRHGAPYTWTDAFLDVTAICAVVMSGVLAYYTRW
- the LOC127005441 gene encoding uncharacterized protein LOC127005441 isoform X3 yields the protein MGQKVSHEKANVIVSLREGMSRPDTLKVSYKGGGCLRRRRPIAFLTFPSTGWRCAEGIEACEAEGGLSVPLAALKHKDGSKIIQLRCGSGRRTLLKAAMPLGKFLNNLDYLHFSLHCDGRGSSGAYTGMRCNGHPCVEAAPPPMWHRPNGGKEASDPTKASVTPAGGAGGITKAANTRAGDATHITKAANTRAGDVTHITKAANTRAGDVTHITKAANTRAGDVTHITKAANTRAGDVTHITKAANTKAGDVTHITKAANTRAGDVTHITKAANTRAGDVTHITKAANTRAGDVTHITKAANTRAGDVTHITKAANTPGSPPHTLRRRKTKKPNLRAHGRATATPKRHGAPYTWTDAFLDVTAICAVVMSGVLAYYTRW
- the LOC127005441 gene encoding uncharacterized protein LOC127005441 isoform X10; the protein is MGQKVSHEKANVIVSLREGMSRPDTLKVSYKGGGCLRRRRPIAFLTFPSTGWRCAEGIEACEAEGGLSVPLAALKHKDGSKIIQLRCGSGRRTLLKAAMPLGKFLNNLDYLHFSLHCDGRGSSGAYTGMRCNGHPCVEAAPPPMWHRPNGGKEASDPTKASVTPAGGAGGITKAANTRAGDATHITKAANTRAGDVTHITKAANTRAGDVTHITKAANTRAGDVTHITKAANTKAGDVTHITKAANTRAGDVTHITKAANTRAGDVTHITKAANTRAGDVTHITKAANTPGSPPHTLRRRKTKKPNLRAHGRATATPKRHGAPYTWTDAFLDVTAICAVVMSGVLAYYTRW
- the LOC127005441 gene encoding uncharacterized protein LOC127005441 isoform X33, which codes for MGQKVSHEKANVIVSLREGMSRPDTLKVSYKGGGCLRRRRPIAFLTFPSTGWRCAEGIEACEAEGGLSVPLAALKHKDGSKIIQLRCGSGRRTLLKAAMPLGKFLNNLDYLHFSLHCDGRGSSGAYTGMRCNGHPCVEAAPPPMWHRPNGGKEASDPTKASVTPAGGAGGITKAANTRAGDATHITKAANTRAGDVTHITKAANTKAGDVTHITKAANTPGSPPHTLRRRKTKKPNLRAHGRATATPKRHGAPYTWTDAFLDVTAICAVVMSGVLAYYTRW
- the LOC127005441 gene encoding uncharacterized protein LOC127005441 isoform X36, producing the protein MGQKVSHEKANVIVSLREGMSRPDTLKVSYKGGGCLRRRRPIAFLTFPSTGWRCAEGIEACEAEGGLSVPLAALKHKDGSKIIQLRCGSGRRTLLKAAMPLGKFLNNLDYLHFSLHCDGRGSSGAYTGMRCNGHPCVEAAPPPMWHRPNGGKEASDPTKASVTPAGGAGGITKAANTRAGDVTHITKAANTKAGDVTHITKAANTPGSPPHTLRRRKTKKPNLRAHGRATATPKRHGAPYTWTDAFLDVTAICAVVMSGVLAYYTRW
- the LOC127005441 gene encoding uncharacterized protein LOC127005441 isoform X24; translation: MGQKVSHEKANVIVSLREGMSRPDTLKVSYKGGGCLRRRRPIAFLTFPSTGWRCAEGIEACEAEGGLSVPLAALKHKDGSKIIQLRCGSGRRTLLKAAMPLGKFLNNLDYLHFSLHCDGRGSSGAYTGMRCNGHPCVEAAPPPMWHRPNGGKEASDPTKASVTPAGGAGGITKAANTRAGDATHITKAANTRAGDVTHITKAANTRAGDVTHITKAANTRAGDVTHITKAANTKAGDVTHITKAANTRAGDVTHITKAANTPGSPPHTLRRRKTKKPNLRAHGRATATPKRHGAPYTWTDAFLDVTAICAVVMSGVLAYYTRW
- the LOC127005441 gene encoding uncharacterized protein LOC127005441 isoform X11 — translated: MGQKVSHEKANVIVSLREGMSRPDTLKVSYKGGGCLRRRRPIAFLTFPSTGWRCAEGIEACEAEGGLSVPLAALKHKDGSKIIQLRCGSGRRTLLKAAMPLGKFLNNLDYLHFSLHCDGRGSSGAYTGMRCNGHPCVEAAPPPMWHRPNGGKEASDPTKASVTPAGGAGGITKAANTRAGDATHITKAANTRAGDATHITKAANTKAGDVTHITKAANTKAGDVTHITKAANTRAGDVTHITKAANTRAGDVTHITKAANTRAGDVTHITKAANTRAGDVTHITKAANTPGSPPHTLRRRKTKKPNLRAHGRATATPKRHGAPYTWTDAFLDVTAICAVVMSGVLAYYTRW